The nucleotide sequence CTGCGGCGCCACGAAGGCAAATACTACTGCTTCTACAGCGGCGCCAACTTCCTCACCGACCGGTACGGCGTCGATTACTGCGTGGCTGACTCCATCCTCGGGCCCTACTCCGACGCCGGTGCCGAAAACGGCGCCCGGGTTTTGCACCAGGTACCCGGCAAAGTGCGCGGCCCCGGCCACCATTCCCACACCATGGGCCCCGATGGCAAAACCGAGTTTCTGATCTACCACGCCTGGGACAAGGGCATGAAAGAGCGGCAGCTCTGCATCGACCGGCTGGATTGGACGGCGCAAGGCCCCCGTGCTGTGGGCCCCACCTACACGCCGCAGCCGCAGCCATAGCGGGGCAGAGCAAGACAACCACCCACGGTACGCCCTAGCCCAAGTCGCCGCGCAAGCGGCGGCTTTACTGTATAGCAGCCCTACTGTGCTCCGGCATCGTAGGGCTCACTTTTTTTAGTCCCTAGATCAGATGCAGAAGACCATGGAGTTTTGCAGTTCGTCGCCGTCGTAAACCGTTGCAATTCCCACTTTAGTGGGGTTGGGGTCCAGGAGGGCGGCGTTGTGTTTCGGCGAATGTTGGTAAGCGCGCAGTATCTGGGCTTCTATGCTGCGCAGATTGCTGGAGCGCATACCCCGAAACCGCACGCAGTTCTCGAAACCGTAGCTAACAAACCCACTCGCCTTTTCGAATTGGTGCCCTACAGCGGCTAATCGTTGCCGCGGAGTAGCGTACTGCGGGTGAAAGTGGCCGTGCGTACGATGCGTGATGTTATAGATGGCCTGAAGACGAGCCGCCCGGCAAGCAGTTTCACT is from Hymenobacter tibetensis and encodes:
- a CDS encoding CAP domain-containing protein, producing MLFSCFTVISKAAAPALAASAAPAVNWTDVRTTPTLLQQLNSYRLRAGLRPLVLSETACRAARLQAIYNITHRTHGHFHPQYATPRQRLAAVGHQFEKASGFVSYGFENCVRFRGMRSSNLRSIEAQILRAYQHSPKHNAALLDPNPTKVGIATVYDGDELQNSMVFCI